CTCGCATACATTATAATCATCCCAGTGTGAGACGATCTTCGACATGCTCGATTTCATAGTTCAAAAATATAGCGATTACTGAATACCTTCCATCATGCCGTTAAATTTTATTCCCTTGACCGAAGCAGAGTTGATAAACGCTACTTTGGAGAACTTATAACTTCCATTCCTATCCCAAACCCCATTTCTTCCAGAACCATTAAGCTTTTGTAAAACCTTCCTTATGCCTGTGCATTAAAAATAGAAACCTGTAATTTCGAATTCCACGTTTGATTCCAAGTCATGAAGAAAATCACCATTTATTGCGGTTCCAGAAAAGGAGATAGTACGGTCTATGAATCAGGAGCTCGGGCATTGGCCCAGGAAATGGTGAAGCGAGATCACTCTTTGGTATATGGTGCTGGAAGAGTCGGGCTCATGGGGGTAATCGCTGATGAAATGCTGCAAGCAGGCCAGGAAGTATTGGGGATCATCCCTCAGAAACTAGTCGATCGGGAAGTGGCTCACACCGGCTGTACAGAACTGATCGTAGTGGAGACCATGCGTGACCGCAAGTGGCTGATGGCAGAGCGGGGCGATGGGTTTATAGCCATGCCCGGTGGCATTGGGACCCTAGAGGAGCTTTTTGAAATCATGACTTTGAACCAGCTCCATTACATCCAAAAGCCCTTGGGACTTTATAATATTGATGGCTATTACGATAAACTGATAGCGTTTTTGAACCATGCCATGGAGCAGGGATTTATGTATCCTGAGCAGGAGGAGCTACTCATCGTCTCTGACGATCCTTCTGATCTGCTGGACCAAATGGCAAAATATCAAGCCAAGAGGCCAGCAGACTGGTAAGATCAAAACTATCCTGGATGAGGCAGGTCTTTAGTCCTGTGCAACTAGCATCGACTTCGTACACCCAAGAATTATCACTATTTAAAATTATCCTAAAAAGATAATTCCTTATTTTTGCGGCAGAACGAGTCCAAAATGATCCAAAAGTTATTTCCACTTGATAAAAATTATATTCTCCGTCAAGCTCAATCTGAGCTGGAAGAGAAAATGATTGATCGAATGATATTCGAGTTGAAGAGATCGTATACCTTACTTTACAATCCCCTGCGCCTGATGGATCAGACTTTTGCGCAGATTTTGGACACGTATGAATTTCCCCGTGAGCGAGTTCGCTTAATCTACCGTCAACTTTGTGGGATTTACCGGTACAAGCACGGCGACAATCAGCTGGAGATGCTTTTTGATGGCAGAACGCATTTGGACAAGTTTAAAGAAGACTGGTCTGCTGCCTTTATTTCCTATGTTCAGGAATTGGGCATTTATGAGCAATATGTAAAAAGCATGCTACGAATGACCTTGCTTCACGATACAGAATCCAGAGCCGAATGGGCCGAAAATCACTGCAAAGCATTTATCAATCAACATTTCGAATGCAAAGTGGTAAAAAGACATGGGGAACTCAGACTAAAAGTCGGATAAACCGGAAATACCACCTTTACCTAGGAATACAAAAGCTCGTTGATTTCTCAACGAGCTTTTGTATTCCTACGCTCAGATCTCTGAGACTGATTGTTGCCTACTGTTTTCCGCCCCATTCGGTATGGAAAATCCCCTCTCTATCTGTTCGCTCATAAGTATGTGACCCGAAGTGGTCCCGCTGAGCCTGGATCAGATTAAGCGGAAGCTTAGTAGATGTATAGGCGTCGAAATAGCTTAAAGCACTGGAAAGCCCCGGAACAGGAATCCCGTTTTGTGCAGCATAAGCTACTACCTCACGCACTGCGGGCAAGGTCCCCTGTACTTTTGGTACAAATGATGGAGAAAGCAACAGATTAGGGATGGAGTTATCTGCAGTATAAGCCTCGGCGATGTCCGCTAAAAGTCCTGCACGGATAATACACCCTGCTCTCCAGATTTTGGCAATGGTAGCCATATCCAAGTCATATCCGTAATCCTTGGACGCATACATGAGCTGGTGCAATCCTTGGGCATAAGCTATGATAAAGGAGAAATATAATGCTTGTTCTGCCTGAGCGATCAGTTCCTCTTTCGGTTTATCAGTCACCTCAGGTCTGGAATAAAGCTTGTCAGCCTGGACCCGCTCATCTTTGAGTGCAGAAATCTCCCGCATACTCACTGCCATGTCAATCGTAGGCACAGGAATCCCCAAATCCATGGCATTTTGAGAAGTCCATTTACCCGTTCCTTTTTGCTTGGCTTTATCCAAAATCATATCTACCAAATCAGCAGCCGTCAACTCATCTTTCTGCGTGAAAATTTCTGCAGTAATTTCTACTAAAAATGACTGAAGCCTCCCTTCATTCCACTTGGAATAGACCTGATGAAGGGCTTCATTGGATAGGTCGCAAGATTTTTTCAGCAGGTCATAAATCTCCGAAGTCAATTGCATCATGGCGTACTCAATGCCATTGTGCACCATCTTCACGTAGTTTCCGGCTGATTTAGGGCCTAAATATGCCACACAAGGCTCCCCTTTATATTTGGCAGAAACCGCCTCAAAAATCGGTCTTACGTGCTCATAGGCAGCTTTGTCTCCACCTGGCATGATACTCGGTCCTTTTCTGGCTCCTTCTGCTCCTCCGGAAACTCCGGATCCGAAAAAGTGTATCCCTTTCTCCTTAAGATATGCTTCTCGTCGGTCGGTATCGGTAAAGAATGAATTTCCACCATCTATGATAATATCCTCTTTGTCCAGGTATGGCAAAAGGCTTTCTATGGCCTGATCTACAATTTTGCCTGCCGGTACCAGCAGCATGATTTTGCGGGGCAAAGTAAGGGAATCCACAAAAGTCCGGATCTCTGTGGATGCACTCACTTTATCCAAATCCCCTCCTTCAGTTTTCAGCGCTTCCACCTTTTCAGGATCCAGATCATAGCCAAAAGCCTTGAAATTGTTATCCGCAACATTCAAAATAAAATTTCGCCCCATTACACCGAGGCCGACTAATCCAAAATCATAATTCCTGTTGTCCATCTTTAAATATTGTTGTTTATCTGATTTGCATCTAGCCCATTTCTACAAAGGGTTAGAAATAAATATGCGTTATTTTTACCAGCATGAAGCCCGAAATTAATGGATTGAATGTTGGCTTTCTAGTAAGATTGATAAATTTGTGCCTGCCCGATCTAGGGTTTTGCTATAAAAAATATAAAAATACGCCCTAACTGATGAAAAAAACACAAAACCAGATGCTGATAATTTTTGGTGCATCAGGTGATTTGACAGCAAGGAAACTAGTCCCTGCCCTATATAATCTGTACAAAGGAAAGCATCTACCGGAAAATTTTGTGGTTTTGGGTGCCAGCCGAAGCAACTTGACCGATGCCGAATTCCGCCAAAGAGTGGTTCAGGAAAGTAAATTTTTAGCTGAAAAAATCAGTAAAGAAGAGAAGTCCTTCATTGAAACATTTGCTGATAAGCTATTTTACGAAGACCTAGGTGACAATTACGACAGTAACTATACTGGCCTCGCCAAAAGAATCCAGGCGTTGAATCAAGAAAGGGGATGTGATGAAAATTTCATATTCTACCTCTCCACTCCGCCCAGTCTTTACGAAGTCATTGCCAAAAACCTTTTTGAAGCAGGACTGACCAAGGAGGATAACGGATGGAAACGTATCATTGTGGAGAAGCCTTTCGGCTACAGCTTGGCTACCGCCAAAGAACTGAACGAAGGTTTGCACAAATATTTTAACGAGCCACAGGTTTACAGAATTGATCATTACCTCGGCAAAGAAACGGTCCAGAACCTACTCGTGACACGTTTTTCCAATTCAATATTTGAACCTACCTGGAATCGCCGATACATCCATCATGTGGAAATCACCAATGCGGAAACTGTAGGCGTGGAGAAACGAGGCGGCTACTATGACAAGTCGGGCGCACTTCGTGACATGTTCCAAAGTCACTTGCTCCAGGTAGTTTCCCTGATCGTGATGGAGCCACCGATCAATAGCAGCGCGGAGGAAATCCGCGACGAAAAGGTGAAAGCACTGAAGTCTCTCAGAATCATGAGCAGCGATGAGGAGCTGGCCACACACACTATGAAAGGTCAATATGTAGCCTCCACCATCAACGGAAAGAAGGTGAAAGGATATAGAGAAGAAGATGGAGTTGATCCTGACTCAAAGACAGAAACCTATGCGGCTGTGAAGTTTTTTGTAGACAACTGGAGATGGAAAGATGTTCCATTCTATGTCAGAACAGCCAAATACATGCCTACCAAAGTGACCGAAGTGGTAATCCACTTTAAGTCTCCTGCACATGAGGTATTTAAAAGTCAGGACGTCTACCGCAAAGACAACAAACTGATCATCAGAATCCAGCCGGACGAAGGAATTTTGATGAAATTCGGTGTGAAAGTTCCTGGGCTAGGGTTCCATGTAGAGCAGGCCAATTTGGATTTTTACTACTCAGACCTAGATTCGGCAGAGATCATGGATGCCTACGAAAGGTTACTTTTGGATGCTATGCAGGGTGATGCCACCCTGTATGCCAGAGCAGATGAGGTGGAAGCCGCATGGAAATTTGTGGATCCGATTTTGAAATACTGGGAAAATGAAGATGTCCCTACCTACGGCTATGCTGCGGGCACCTGGGGGCCTAGAAATTCAGACGATATGTTTGAAGGACACTTTGGCTGGAGAAATCCCGGAAATCGCCTGACTGACGAAACTGGATTCTGTATTCTTTAATTCCTCCCTTTTGACAAACAACCTATGAAACTAAAAATAGCAGATAGCAAAGAGCAAGTAGCCAAAGAGTTTTCGGAATACTTCAAAGACCTAGTCTCTGGAGATGACACTACCCATGTGGCGCTTTCCGGAGGAAGTACGCCAAAAATCGTGTTCGACTACCTGGCCAGTACATTTGGGAATGAAATCGACTGGTCGAAAATCAAGTTTTACTGGGGAGATGAGCGATGTGTCCCTCCTACAGACCCGGATAGCAACTACAAAATGACAGTTGACCATCTGTTGTCAAAAATTGACATTCCATCTTTTAATGTATTCAGGGTTTTGGGCGAAAACGAGCCTGAAGGAGAAGCAGAACGCTACAGTCAGGTTTTGGACACAGAACTTCCAAAGGAAAACAGCATGCCTCAGTTTGATCTGGTGATGCTGGGAATGGGCGATGACGGACATACCGTATCGATTTTTCCTGATTCCATTGCGCTTTGGGACGCAAGCGAAAACTGCGTAGTAGCCACCCATCCGGACTCAGGTCAAAAACGAGTGACGCTAACTGGAAAAATCGTGAACAATGCCAAGTCAGTTGCCTTCTTGGTGACAGGCGCTGGCAAGGCAGAAAAAGTACAGGAAATTCTCAAGAAGCAAAAGAACTTTGAGCTGTATCCAGCTAGTCTGGTTCATCCCACAGATGGGGAACTGACCTGGTTTATGGATAAGGACGCGGCTAAAGGCATCAGCTGAAAAGTCAAGTTTAATGTAAAAAAGCGACTGAGATCTGATTTCAGTCGCTTTTTAATTTCAGTTGAGTTAAATCCCTTCAAACAATCCCCCCATCCCAAGATTAGGCTTGATCTTTAGGTGATTGTAGGCCAGCTCAGTAGCCATTCTTCCGCGAGCAGTTCTTTTCAGATAGCCTTCTTGGATCAAGAATGGTTCATACACTTCCTCAATTGTCTCTGCCTCTTCTCCGCAAGCAGTAGCAATAGTACTCAATCCTACGGGGCCACCTTTGAACTTTTCAATAATGGTCAACAGGATCCTATTATCCATTTCATCCAGCCCATTTACATCTACATCCAGCGCATCCAAAGCAATCTTGGAAATCTCAAGCGTGATCTTCCCATTTCCTTTGACCTCTGCAAAATCCCGGGTTCTACGAAGTAGCATATTCGCAATTCGTGGAGTACCTCTGCTCCTTCTGGCGATTTCATAGGCTGCGAATTCATCGATCGGAGTCTGCAAAATCCCCGCAGATCTACTCACGATATCTGTGAGCAACTTCGCATCGTAATATTCTAATCGAGAATTGATGCCAAATCTAGCCCGTAGCGGAGATGTCAGCAACCCAGATCTGGTGGTGGCACCGATGAGTGTAAAAGGGCTCAGGGAGATTTGTACCGACCGGGCATTGGGCCCCGAATCCAGCATGATGTCAATCCGAAAATCCTCCATGGCAGAGTAAAGGTATTCCTCCACGATGGGATTGAGGCGATGAATCTCATCAATAAACAATACGTCTCCCTCCTCCAGATTGGTAAGCAAACCCGCCAAATCAGAGGGCTTATCCAGCACAGGACCAGAGGTAATTTTGATCCCAGCTTGCAGTTCATTGGCAATGATATGACTGAGTGTGGTCTTGCCCAGTCCCGGAGGCCCATGTAGCAGTACATGGTCCAAAGGCTCATTTCTACGCTTTGCGGCCAGCACAAAAACCCGTAGATTCTCTACGATTTTATACTGCCCGGTAAAGTCTTCAAAACTCAAAGGGCGCAAAGCCCTTTCGAAATCTCTATCCTGAGGACTTAGGCTTTCATCCTCTCCGTTTAAATAATCTTCTCTCATAATTAATCCGTACGCTCACAAATATAGAAAAATACGAATGCCTTCTTCCGCATTTTTGAATCCCTGACATCCCTTCGAAACTGAAAAATAAGCCTTAAATTCGCCCCCAAATTCTACAGATCATGCGCCGAAATGCCCGGAAAAACATCATATACTCCATAGTCCTGCTCACTGCCATCATGGTAGTTTATCTTTGGAGAAATAGAGATCAAACAGAGATTACCCTCACGGAAACTGATGTAGTAGCGGGTAAAATCTCACTTTCCGGTCCCACTATGGGCACCACCTATCACATTACCTACCTGGACGCAGACAGTCGGGACTTGCAGCCATCTATTGATTCTCTTTTGGTGGTTTTCAACCAAAGTCTTTCTACCTACATCCCGGATTCTGAGCTGAGCAAATTCAACCAAGGAGATACGCTAGACTTTAATCTTCCTTATTTGTTACCAGTCTTGGAGACCTCCAAAACAGTCTATGAAAAAACAGACGGGGCATTTGATCCTACTGTAGGGCCCTTGGTGAATATTTGGGGTTTTGGTCCCACAGGACCAGAGCTCAAAGACAGTGTGGACATCAAACTTCTGCTGAACACCGTGGGTTTTGACAAGGTGGAGTTTGATCAAAATCAGCTTCGCAAAAAAGTACCAGGCATCTACCTCGATTTTTCTGCCATCGCCAAAGGCTATGGATCAGATGTAGTGGCTGAGTTTCTGAAAAGTAAGGGTATCTCCAATTACCTGGTGGAAATAGGAGGAGAACTGGTAGCCCATGGGGTAAACGAAAAAGGGGAACTGTGGAAAGTTGGCGTCAATCGGCCAGAGGAATCTGCAAATGCCGCAGACCTGATCAGTATCATTGCCCTACAAGATCGCGGGATGGCTACTTCTGGAAACTACCGAAACTTCTATGTACGCGATTCGGTAAAAATCTCCCATACCATCAATCCTGCCACCGGCTACCCGGTCAATCACACACTGCTATCAGCCACCGTACTGGCGGAAAACTGCATGAGTGCTGATGCTTATGCCACTGCTATGATGGTCATGGGAAAGGAAAAAGCCTTGGCTCTTGATTCTGCAGTTAGTGAGATCGATGTGTTTTTAATTTTTGATGACGGCAATGGTGGTTTTAAAACCTTTGCAAGTGAAGGCCTTAAGCCATTCCTTTCTTTTCCTCAGGAAAATTAAATTCAAATGCAACATTATTGAATTTTATTACCTTTGCCGGAGTTATAGCTTTCTCCTCATCATTCGGAGGAAAGAAATGTAACGCAGACCGATGGAAATAAAATTTTTGCTTCTTTTTCTCACAGCCATGATCGCGGGATCCATGGTTTATTTTGCACCTAATTTCAGGGAAAAATATTTTCGATTGGTTCTGGTCTTTGCGGGGTCATACCTTTTCTCCATTACTATACTTCACATACTCCCGGAATTGTTTGACAGCGGGTTTGACAGCAAAAGAATGGGCTTGTACATTCTTATCGGCTTTCTCCTGCAGCAATTGCTCGAATTCTGGTCCAGCGGAATAGAGCATGGGCATATTCATACGCACGAGCACCATGGTAGCAAGGCCATGTTAACGGTCATGGTAGGCCTGTTTATTCATGCCTTTCTGGAAGGAACCCTGCTTTCGCACGGAGACCTCATGGATGAAGGCGAGCATGTGCTCGGTCATGTCCATAACAGTAAGACCGTTTTGCTGGGAATCATCTTACACAAGGGGCCGGCGGCTTTTGCGCTTGCCGCAGTACTGTCCAGTACTTTGAGTAAGAAATCCACGCTTATACTCTTGACTCTTTTTGCACTGGCATCACCTCTGGGTATGATGTCCAGCTCATTTTTATATGAAAGCCAGATTCTGAGCAAGCAAGGAATAGGCATGCTGTATGGTTTAGTGGCAGGCGGATTCTTACATATTTCTACTACCATCTTTTTTGAAAGCAGTCCACATCACAAATTCCAGCTGAACAAACTTCTGGTGAGTTTCCTTGCCGCGGGTCTGGCAATCCTCTCTGAGTTTTTCATTCATTAAGCGAAGCCAGCCAATACGGAAACTTAGGCGATTAGGCCCATTTTCCATAGAATCTCAGGCAATTCATTGACCTTACGTTAAATTTTCAGTTTTTTCACAGCAATCAGCTTGCATTCCTATGGAAGCATTCGCTAGCTTATGGGCTGAATTTAATTTCTCAGCCTAAACCCCAAAATATGCCTGCTCAAAATGAAAAAATGAAAGCCTATTGGCGCAAAAATCTCCAAACACTCTTCGTCCTACTGCTAGTATGGTTTGTGGTCTCCTTCGGTTTTGGGATACTTCTGGTGGATCAGCTGAATGAGATCCGATTAGGCGGATTCAAACTGGGATTTTGGTTTGCGCAGCAAGGCTCGATTTACGCATTTGTAGTCTTGATTTTTGTCTATGTGGCAAGGATGAACAGCTTGGACAGGGAATTTGATGTGGACGAAGAATAACTTTTTAAGCTAAAAAACTATGGAAATCTTAACCTGGACCTACCTGCTGGTAGGGATTACTTTCGCCATCTATATCGGAATTGCCATCTGGTCACGCGCCGGATCTACCAAGGAATTTTACGTAGCCGGAGGCGGAGTTTCTCCTCTAGCCAATGGCATGGCTACAGCCGCTGACTGGATGTCTGCTGCCTCTTTTATCTCCATGGCCGGTATTATTTCATTTGCAGGCTATGACGGGTCTGTGTATCTCATGGGCTGGACCGGAGGATATGTATTGCTCGCACTGCTTTTGGCTCCATACTTGAGAAAATTCGGAAAATTCACGGTTCCTGACTTCGTAGGCGATCGGTACTATTCCAAAACTGCCAAAGTCGTGGCGGTGATCTGCGCCTTGTTTATCTCCTTTACTTATGTAGCCGGGCAAATGCGGGGTGTAGGAATAGTCTTTTCAAGATACCTGGAAGTACCCATAGAGTGGGGCGTGGTGATCGGAATGTGTATCGTGTTTTTCTACGCCGTTTTAGGTGGAATGAAAGGCATCACTTACACCCAGGTAGCCCAATATTGCGTGTTGATTTTTGCATACATGGTTCCGGCTATTTTCATTTCCATGCAGTTAACCGGAAACCCAATACCTCAATTGGGTCTGGGAGGATCAGTAGCAGATGGCACCCCTCTGTTGGATAAGCTGGATGGAGTTCTGACGGAACTTGGTTTTGCAGCATATACCTCGGGAAGAAAAAGCATCACCGACATGTTTATGATCACCCTGGCCTTGATGGTCGGCACGGCAGGACTTCCACATGTGATTGTTCGTTTTTTTACAGTTCCAAGGGTAAAAGACGCAAGAATCTCCGCTGGCTATGCGCTGGTATTTATTGCTATTTTATATACTACAGCTCCGGCAATCGCCGCATTCGGGATCTATAACACCATTGACAGCACTTCTGAGAAAAGCATTTCCCAGCTGCCCGAATGGATCAGTACCTGGCAAAAAACCGATCTGATCAAAGTGGATGATAAAAATGGGGATGGTAAGATCCAATATGTGGCCGATCAGACAGCCAATGAATTGAGCATAGATCGGGACATTATGGTTTTGGCAAGCCCGGAAATTGCAGAGTTGCCCAATTGGGTGGTAGGACTAGTGGCAGCTGGAGCGATGGCAGCCGCACTTTCTACCGCAGCAGGTTTGCTATTAGTAATTTCCACTTCAGTATCCCGAGATCTTTTCAAAACATTTAAACCGGAAATTTCGGAGAAAAAGGAACTGAGAATAGCTCGCCTGGCAGCAGCCGGAGCAGTTTTGCTGGCAGGATATTTCGGAGTAAATCCTCCCGGCTTTGTGGCGCAGGTGGTTGCATTTGCTTTTGGTCTGGCAGCGGCTTCCTTTTTCCCGGTCATTATCATGGGGATTTTCTCATCTAGAATCAATAAAGAAGGCGCCATTTCGGGGATGATTACCGGCTTGGTATTTACGATTGGCTACATCATCTTTTTCAAATTTATCAGTCCTGAAACAAACACAGCGGATAATTGGTGGTTTGGAGTATCACCAGAGGGAATCGGCTCCATAGGAATGATATTAAATTTCATCGTTTGTGTGCTAGTTTCCAGATTCACCCCAGCACCTCCACAGGATGTGCAGGACATGGTACAGGAAATAAGAATACCGCGTGGTGCTGGTAAAGCTCAGGATCATTAAATTAGAGCTTCATTTACCCAAAATTGAATACAATAAACCAAGATTACCATGAGTGATAGAATACATACCCTCAGCGGGTACCTTTACGAATACCAAAAAAGTGTAACTCAGCCAGAAGAGTTTTGGGCTAGAATTGCAGATTCATTTCACTGGAGAAAGCGCTGGTCCAAGGTTTTGAAATGGAATTTCGAGGAGCCGGATGTAAAATGGTTTGTAGATGCTAAACTGAACATTACCGAAAATATTTTTGAGCGTCATCTATTCACCATAGGTGACAGGCCAGCTATTATCTGGGAAGCCAATGATCCCAATGAAGCAGGAAGAACCTTGACATACAAAGAGCTTTTTCATGAAGTAAACCGCTTCGCAAATGCGCTCAAAAGCAAAGGAATAGGCAAAGGAGATAAAGTTATTATCTACATGCCCATGGTGCCTGAAGCGGCGATTGCCATGCTTGCCTGCGCTAGAATCGGTGCGATCCACTCTGTAGTTTTCGCAGGTTTTTCCAGCTCTGCCCTTGCCGATAGGGTCAATGACTGCGGGGCCAAAGCGATTTTGACAGCTGACGGAAATTTCCGTGGAAGCAAAAAAATAGCAGTGAAAGCAGTGGTAGATGAGGCTTTGGAAAAAAGCGAAGTGGAAACTGTCATCGTCTATGAACGCACCCAGCAGGAAGTGAGCATGAAAGAAGGCCGGGATTTCTGGTGGCATGAGGTAATAGCTGAAGAATCACAGGAATGTGCTCCCGAAGAAATGGACAGCGAGGATATGCTTTTCATTCTTTACACCTCAGGCTCCACCGGCAAACCAAAAGGTGTGGTCCATACCACCGGAGGATACATGGTCTATTCCCAGTACTCCTTTGACAATGTGTTCCAATATTCTGAAGGTGATGTGTACTGGTGTACTGCGGACGTGGGCTGGATCACCGGTCACTCTTATATCGTTTACGGACCACTGTTGGCTGGAGCTACTACCCTGATGTTCGAAGGTGTGCCTACTTTCCCTGACGCAGGACGCTTCTGGCAAGTGGTAGAAAAGCACCAGGTGAACGTCTTCTACACCGCACCTACGGCAATCCGGGCACTGCAAGCTTATGGCACTGAGCCTATACAGAAATATGATCTAAGTTCTTTGAAAGTATTGGGCTCTGTAGGAGAACCCATCAACGAAGAAGCATGGCACTGGTACCATACTCATATTGGCAAGGGTAAGTGCCCCATCGTGGATACCTGGTGGCAGACCGAGACGGGTGGAATTATGGTTTCGCCTATTGCCGGTATCACTCCCACCAAGCCTGCATTTGCGACTTTACCCCTCCCCGGAGTGCAGCTGTGCATCGTAGACCCAGAAGGAAATGAACTCACCGGAAATTCGGTAGAAGGAAACCTCTGCATCAAGTTCCCTTGGCCAGGTATGATCCGTACCACCTACGGAGACCATGAGCGCTGCAAACAAACCTACTTCTCTACCTATAAGGGGATGTACTTTACAGGCGATGGAGTGAAGCGTGATCATGATGGATATTACAGAATTCTGGGTCGTGTGGATGATGTCATCAACGTCTCTGGCCACAGAATGGGAACTGCCGAAGTCGAAAATGCGATCAATGAACACCCGAAAGTAATAGAATCCGCAGTAGTCGGATATCCTCACGAGGTCAAAGGTCAGGGAATTTACGCCTATGTAATCGCCGATCTTACCAATAGAACTGAGGATAACTTGATGAATGAGATCAAAGAAATGATTTCCAAAATCATTGGTCCAATCGCCAAACCAGACAAAATCCAGTTTGTGCCGGGACTGCCAAAAACCAGATCAGGAAAAATCATGCGTAGAATACTCAGAAAAGTAGCAGAAGGATCTCTGGACAACATGGGTGATACCAGCACCCTGCTTGACCCAGATGTGGTGACCAAGATCATCGAAGGCAAAAAATAACTAATCAGCCAAGATCCAGGATTGAATCGGGATCTTGGCTCTTTTCTAATCCTTTGGAGTAGAGTCCTCCTCTTCTTCATCCATCTGTATAGAAGAAACTATGGTGTCCGCCGAATCCATTTCCTGCTTATAAAAATTATGAACGCCCACCATAAAAGCTACAATCAACGCCCATAGTATCCGCCTGCAATACCGATATAATTGAGAAG
This genomic window from Algoriphagus sp. TR-M9 contains:
- a CDS encoding FAD:protein FMN transferase encodes the protein MRRNARKNIIYSIVLLTAIMVVYLWRNRDQTEITLTETDVVAGKISLSGPTMGTTYHITYLDADSRDLQPSIDSLLVVFNQSLSTYIPDSELSKFNQGDTLDFNLPYLLPVLETSKTVYEKTDGAFDPTVGPLVNIWGFGPTGPELKDSVDIKLLLNTVGFDKVEFDQNQLRKKVPGIYLDFSAIAKGYGSDVVAEFLKSKGISNYLVEIGGELVAHGVNEKGELWKVGVNRPEESANAADLISIIALQDRGMATSGNYRNFYVRDSVKISHTINPATGYPVNHTLLSATVLAENCMSADAYATAMMVMGKEKALALDSAVSEIDVFLIFDDGNGGFKTFASEGLKPFLSFPQEN
- the pgl gene encoding 6-phosphogluconolactonase → MKLKIADSKEQVAKEFSEYFKDLVSGDDTTHVALSGGSTPKIVFDYLASTFGNEIDWSKIKFYWGDERCVPPTDPDSNYKMTVDHLLSKIDIPSFNVFRVLGENEPEGEAERYSQVLDTELPKENSMPQFDLVMLGMGDDGHTVSIFPDSIALWDASENCVVATHPDSGQKRVTLTGKIVNNAKSVAFLVTGAGKAEKVQEILKKQKNFELYPASLVHPTDGELTWFMDKDAAKGIS
- the ruvB gene encoding Holliday junction branch migration DNA helicase RuvB; the protein is MREDYLNGEDESLSPQDRDFERALRPLSFEDFTGQYKIVENLRVFVLAAKRRNEPLDHVLLHGPPGLGKTTLSHIIANELQAGIKITSGPVLDKPSDLAGLLTNLEEGDVLFIDEIHRLNPIVEEYLYSAMEDFRIDIMLDSGPNARSVQISLSPFTLIGATTRSGLLTSPLRARFGINSRLEYYDAKLLTDIVSRSAGILQTPIDEFAAYEIARRSRGTPRIANMLLRRTRDFAEVKGNGKITLEISKIALDALDVDVNGLDEMDNRILLTIIEKFKGGPVGLSTIATACGEEAETIEEVYEPFLIQEGYLKRTARGRMATELAYNHLKIKPNLGMGGLFEGI
- a CDS encoding ZIP family metal transporter — its product is MEIKFLLLFLTAMIAGSMVYFAPNFREKYFRLVLVFAGSYLFSITILHILPELFDSGFDSKRMGLYILIGFLLQQLLEFWSSGIEHGHIHTHEHHGSKAMLTVMVGLFIHAFLEGTLLSHGDLMDEGEHVLGHVHNSKTVLLGIILHKGPAAFALAAVLSSTLSKKSTLILLTLFALASPLGMMSSSFLYESQILSKQGIGMLYGLVAGGFLHISTTIFFESSPHHKFQLNKLLVSFLAAGLAILSEFFIH
- the gndA gene encoding NADP-dependent phosphogluconate dehydrogenase; the encoded protein is MDNRNYDFGLVGLGVMGRNFILNVADNNFKAFGYDLDPEKVEALKTEGGDLDKVSASTEIRTFVDSLTLPRKIMLLVPAGKIVDQAIESLLPYLDKEDIIIDGGNSFFTDTDRREAYLKEKGIHFFGSGVSGGAEGARKGPSIMPGGDKAAYEHVRPIFEAVSAKYKGEPCVAYLGPKSAGNYVKMVHNGIEYAMMQLTSEIYDLLKKSCDLSNEALHQVYSKWNEGRLQSFLVEITAEIFTQKDELTAADLVDMILDKAKQKGTGKWTSQNAMDLGIPVPTIDMAVSMREISALKDERVQADKLYSRPEVTDKPKEELIAQAEQALYFSFIIAYAQGLHQLMYASKDYGYDLDMATIAKIWRAGCIIRAGLLADIAEAYTADNSIPNLLLSPSFVPKVQGTLPAVREVVAYAAQNGIPVPGLSSALSYFDAYTSTKLPLNLIQAQRDHFGSHTYERTDREGIFHTEWGGKQ
- the zwf gene encoding glucose-6-phosphate dehydrogenase, producing the protein MKKTQNQMLIIFGASGDLTARKLVPALYNLYKGKHLPENFVVLGASRSNLTDAEFRQRVVQESKFLAEKISKEEKSFIETFADKLFYEDLGDNYDSNYTGLAKRIQALNQERGCDENFIFYLSTPPSLYEVIAKNLFEAGLTKEDNGWKRIIVEKPFGYSLATAKELNEGLHKYFNEPQVYRIDHYLGKETVQNLLVTRFSNSIFEPTWNRRYIHHVEITNAETVGVEKRGGYYDKSGALRDMFQSHLLQVVSLIVMEPPINSSAEEIRDEKVKALKSLRIMSSDEELATHTMKGQYVASTINGKKVKGYREEDGVDPDSKTETYAAVKFFVDNWRWKDVPFYVRTAKYMPTKVTEVVIHFKSPAHEVFKSQDVYRKDNKLIIRIQPDEGILMKFGVKVPGLGFHVEQANLDFYYSDLDSAEIMDAYERLLLDAMQGDATLYARADEVEAAWKFVDPILKYWENEDVPTYGYAAGTWGPRNSDDMFEGHFGWRNPGNRLTDETGFCIL
- a CDS encoding DUF4212 domain-containing protein, coding for MPAQNEKMKAYWRKNLQTLFVLLLVWFVVSFGFGILLVDQLNEIRLGGFKLGFWFAQQGSIYAFVVLIFVYVARMNSLDREFDVDEE
- a CDS encoding LOG family protein, translated to MKKITIYCGSRKGDSTVYESGARALAQEMVKRDHSLVYGAGRVGLMGVIADEMLQAGQEVLGIIPQKLVDREVAHTGCTELIVVETMRDRKWLMAERGDGFIAMPGGIGTLEELFEIMTLNQLHYIQKPLGLYNIDGYYDKLIAFLNHAMEQGFMYPEQEELLIVSDDPSDLLDQMAKYQAKRPADW